The proteins below come from a single Geobacillus thermoleovorans genomic window:
- the istB gene encoding IS21-like element helper ATPase IstB, giving the protein MRAEVKEICKALHLAYIADRFEEVRFETKEQFLRDVLALELSCRQEAKQARLIKKAKFRELKWLKDYEWSGHIHWPATTSREELCDLRFLERKQNVLLLGSPGTGKTHLATALGIQACQQGHEVRFFRVADLVAQLEEALKNGTLGRLKRSLDPCELLILDELGYVPFQKQGSELLFHIIADCYERKSVMVTSNLEFGQWNRVFGDNRLTAALVDRLVHHAHILAFTGESYRLRNALSAIQPSSASGLEP; this is encoded by the coding sequence ATGAGAGCAGAGGTGAAAGAGATTTGTAAAGCGCTGCATTTGGCCTATATCGCAGATCGATTCGAGGAGGTGAGATTCGAAACGAAAGAACAGTTTTTGCGGGATGTATTGGCGCTGGAACTGTCGTGCCGCCAAGAAGCGAAACAGGCTCGGCTGATCAAGAAAGCCAAGTTTCGGGAGTTGAAATGGCTGAAGGATTACGAATGGTCGGGTCATATCCATTGGCCAGCCACGACATCGAGGGAGGAACTGTGTGACCTTCGCTTTTTGGAGCGAAAGCAAAACGTTCTGCTTTTAGGTTCACCTGGAACGGGGAAAACCCATCTCGCCACAGCACTTGGCATTCAGGCGTGCCAACAAGGCCATGAGGTTCGGTTTTTCCGCGTCGCGGATCTTGTCGCCCAGCTGGAAGAGGCGTTGAAAAACGGCACGCTCGGACGGCTGAAACGAAGCCTCGACCCATGCGAACTGTTGATTTTGGATGAACTCGGCTATGTGCCGTTTCAAAAGCAAGGATCGGAACTGTTGTTTCATATTATCGCCGACTGTTACGAGCGAAAAAGCGTCATGGTGACATCGAATCTAGAATTTGGACAGTGGAATCGGGTGTTTGGGGACAACCGTTTGACGGCAGCGTTGGTGGATCGCTTGGTTCACCACGCCCACATCTTGGCCTTTACGGGAGAGAGCTATCGACTGCGGAACGCTCTCTCCGCGATCCAGCCGTCCTCTGCCTCCGGTCTGGAACCTTAA
- a CDS encoding NUDIX hydrolase: MLRDIINAVLGVIIGVILGDPLKEAWGKFVKYMKRLLAKPKTIKDPSYFTIGNETTSFIVCDGDGVMTYSPENIETRVNNHAVELPSDLKILRREIEKAEDAKKQRGESYSWNGPLLSLEKYSILRTKVNEDMKVIFSFVPSDYYTFKALNMNLDKQLPSGYTIREKYLAGNTVRQPIPALANGVGVAITVITSDNYVILTKRSPESGVRPNELDISVVEAIHPSHDRKAVGQGPDLFNTAVRGAEEELGVVIPRENIKFLGFGVDEQYYQWNIIGIAHCKEKAEEIMKQRSRGIPGKWEMEQILFIPFKIRDVLYTIKNEKMWSTAKVALYWSLVFEYTKRGVDKEAEKLFK; encoded by the coding sequence TTGCGGGACATCATCAATGCTGTTCTCGGTGTGATCATCGGGGTCATTTTAGGAGACCCTCTAAAGGAGGCTTGGGGGAAATTTGTCAAATACATGAAGCGCCTCCTTGCAAAGCCAAAAACTATTAAAGATCCCTCATATTTTACCATTGGGAATGAAACTACTTCGTTTATTGTTTGTGACGGAGATGGCGTTATGACCTACTCTCCTGAAAATATTGAAACAAGAGTAAACAACCATGCAGTTGAGCTTCCCAGTGATTTAAAAATTTTGAGGAGAGAAATAGAAAAAGCGGAAGATGCAAAGAAACAACGGGGGGAAAGCTACAGTTGGAATGGACCTTTGCTCTCTCTCGAAAAATATTCAATTCTACGAACAAAAGTGAATGAGGATATGAAAGTCATTTTTTCGTTCGTTCCTTCAGATTATTATACATTTAAAGCGTTAAATATGAATCTAGATAAACAACTTCCTTCCGGTTATACAATCCGAGAGAAATACTTGGCCGGAAACACAGTTAGGCAACCAATCCCAGCGCTAGCAAACGGCGTTGGCGTAGCCATCACTGTCATTACTTCAGACAATTACGTCATTTTAACCAAACGATCGCCTGAAAGCGGGGTGCGGCCAAACGAGTTGGATATTAGCGTTGTCGAAGCAATCCATCCTTCCCACGACCGTAAAGCGGTAGGACAAGGGCCGGACCTATTTAATACTGCTGTACGTGGCGCAGAAGAGGAGCTAGGCGTTGTCATCCCTAGGGAAAATATAAAATTTCTTGGGTTCGGTGTAGATGAACAATACTATCAATGGAATATCATCGGCATTGCGCACTGTAAAGAAAAAGCCGAAGAAATTATGAAACAACGCAGCAGAGGAATCCCAGGGAAATGGGAAATGGAACAAATACTCTTCATTCCGTTTAAAATTAGGGACGTATTATATACTATCAAAAATGAAAAAATGTGGTCCACAGCAAAAGTTGCTCTATACTGGTCACTCGTCTTTGAATATACAAAAAGAGGAGTAGATAAGGAAGCAGAAAAGCTGTTCAAATAA